AGGTATGAATAGATTTTGAGTATAATGGAAAATAAAAAACAGACTGCTTCAGAGAACATAAGAAAATCCCTAACAACAGCAATTCATAAATTATCAGGCTAGAAAACACAATTTAATCAGTGAAAGAGAAAAGAGAACCCCATCTATCTTTATAGAGTCCTCTCCTTTATGGAATAAAGCACTAAATAATAGTAAAGTGTAAAATATAACATTTTTAAGCATAACCTAAATTTCTATGCTTCTATAGAGCTACCTTTCTTATAAAAAAAGGCTGTTTCACAAAATGAATGTGCAATGGAAAGGACTAGTATGTGGGACCAGTAAAAACAATCATAAAAAGTAGGAGTTATTGAGGTAATTTCTTTTTCCGTAGTCGGTGTAATCTCCGTTGAATTCCATGGGCTGATCTACCGATTAGTTGGCCAATTTCTTGTTGAGTACGACCTTCTTGGTAAAACATGTACCATAGACGGGCATCTTCCTCTTCAGTCCACTTTTTATTTTCATATTTAGGTCGATTAAAATAATCATATTTTCTTTGTTCCTTTACCCAGTCGGGTTCTGGAATCAGAGTATTTAGGGATATCTTAGAAAAATTAATAAGTTCCTTATTCTGTTGTGCCCATTTCCAAAAAGCTGCTACGTCAATTCCTAAAAATGTTCGTGTGTTTGCTCTCAAGATGTTATAGGGCAATTCTTTTTTCTGAATCCAGTTATAAATGGTATGAACATCAACTTGCAGGCACTCTGCTAGTTCATAAACTGTAACATTTCCCAGATGAGCTCTTACGCCACGTATACCTAAGCGATATAACCTAGACTCTAATGCTTGTGTACTTCGTTGTAAGCGTCTAGATATTTGGTCAAGTGATTTGACTCCATACCATTTTACCAAGTATTCATCTTCTTTCTTTGTCCATCTACGTAACGACGTATTTCGTACTAATTTTAACAGTCTAATTCGATTCGCAACAGAAGAAGGGCTCTTGCCTAAATGTTTTCCAATCTCTCGATTGTTCATCCTATTAATATTTACTTTTAAGAACGTATCTTGGTCAGGGGACCATTTTTTGCGTATGCCATTCTGGTTGTTGCGAAGTTGTAGTCGTGAGACCCGTTTATTAACCGATTCTTTACTACGATTTAAACATTCACCAATTTTTTGGAGTGTCATCCGCCCATATTGTTCTTTTAGAAATAAATCTTCTTCCTCCGTCCACAGTTTTTGATTTTTAGTCACTATATCTCCCTCCAATTCGCGACTTAGATGTATAGAAAGCTACGTATAGAGAATAGTAGTGGAGATGTTCATCCTTCCTCAACAGAGATTAAATCCTGTTTCATTTACCTTTTTATCTATTGGACATAGGTTATCACTTTGTTTAGTCTGTTTTTGTCTAATTTGTCAGTGAAACGATAAACAATGGTTACTTTTTCTTTGAGTTCTTACTTTTGATACTCATATACAACAGGAACTTGATCCATTTTGACTGTTTTGGCCACTACATAACGACGGTATCCATCTTTTAAGATCTTTGACCCTTTTTCAATTGTCAACGGTTCATCTAAGCACCCTGTACGCTTCACAAAATCGATCACCTTTTGTGTTTTTTCAGGGTTTGGGCGTGTCTTTAAGAACTCTTCAGGAACGATAATATCATCAAAGTTCAATAAATCCTGAGTTCCCTTTGGTTGGTTTGATAGTGTTGTCTTTTTTTCCTCCGCCTTTTTTTCTTCTGTAGGCACTTGTTGTACTTCTGGCTGAATAGGCTTTACTTCTTTCTTCTCTTCCTTTGCTACAGGTTGAGAAACAGCTGCTTGTTCTTCTTCCTGTTTAATAGATTCCGTTTTCTTTTGGGCTTCAGAAGGCGTAGATGTTTCTTGTTTAGGTTCTTTTTTCGCATCTGACTCATTCTTCTCTTTGTCATTTTTATTCGGGAGAACGGTAATCTGGAAACAGATCACGCCTATTTCACCAGGGCATTCATCAATGGGAATATCCAACGTTGGTTCCCCTTGGATTAAAATCTTTTCATGCATGATGCTTTTCTTCGTGAGCCCGGTTTTATTAAAGGCTTTCTTCGCAACAAATACGGTATACGAAATAAAGGTACTCTTCTTTAATCCTTTCGGCGCAGATGGTGACCCTTTTTCACGCATATCAAAGGCAACATAGCGATCGTATTCTCGTAGTGGTCCTGTGGCTGATCCGGTTAAGGTAATTTTATGTGGCATACTAGTCTCCTCCTGTGTAGATTATTAGTCATTTTTTATTTAGAACACAGTTCTAAATAAACATATTCTATTAAAACATCAGCTTCTAAGGAATTTCTACTTTTTTTAATTAGGAAGCTGTGTCTTTTAACTGGTTATGTTGGCGCAAACATTCTTGTTCCTCTGGCGTTAAAGCTTGTCCTAGGTCTTGTTTTACCTGGGCTATTTCCAACAAACTATACGTGGAGCTGTGCTCCTCCAGCAAGTTCTCTTCTTCTAGTGTTAGCTCTTGTCCTAAATCTTGCTTTAACTGAATCATTTCAAGCTGTTGATCCAAAGACATCTTTGTTTCTTTTGGGACTTCTTCTTGCTGCTGTTCAGCCTTTAACCAATTTGGAACTAGTTCCTTACGGATAATCCGTTTTGGAGTAGCTAATGTTGTTTCTTTGCTTTCGTTATGTATAACTTCTTGTTGATTTGCGTATACTGATGAATAATCCTGACTTTTAGGCCTTATTAATTCATAGAATTGATTTTTCGCAATCTGATAGATTAATCGACACATATCCCGTAGGGATAACGGGTTGCCTTGTTGATTGGCTTCATGCACATATTTATCTAAGCCCACAATGGATGTATACGCAATTTCATGTACTTGTTCTTTCTTAAACGTAATCTCTGTATCTTTTTTTACTGACTTTGCAGCATTTTGAATACGAACATAAAAGTCTTGTAGTTGATGTCCATACTTACCTGCATAGACTTGATTGACTTTCTTAGGCACACCCTTGATATAAGTGAAGGCCTGTGAAACAGATATTAAATGATTATTTATATGATTTACAGGTAAATCAAGGTTAATAAAGGCATCAGGTGATTTATCGGCCTTTAAGCTTGGTGTATCAACGTTTTTAGCACTTTCTGGATGCGTCACAGGACGTGTCACAGGAGTGGTCATTTCTTCTTGTTGAAGCGTTTGTACACCTGTTGTATCATGAGCAAAAAAGATTTCGTCGCAAATTTGCTGAAAGTTTTTATGACTTTTAAGGACAAATACATAACTGTCAGGATGAGTACCTGTTGCATCCTCTTTGATGTAACGTGCCACAAGTACAAACGAAGTCGCTTTTAACGAGCGTACAAAACGAGAAACTGTACTTTTGGACACATTAAATTTCTTCATAAGTGTTTCAGAACGGATCGCTTGAATACCCGTAGCCACTAGGTTGTAGATGACGTGATCGAGCATTTCCATTCTCTTTTTAGGAAATTCTTTATGTATAGCTGATTGTTGTTGTTTAAAGTGGGCACGAAGACTTTCTAAAAACTCTTCTTTCTTTTTACGAAGTGTGGACTTGTGGGTCCATAACCATTTGAACCGTCCATTGAAGGTATCTACATCTTTTAAATAGCAGGTTAATATCTTTGTCATTTGTTCATCGTCTCCTTTTAGGAACAAAAAAAGACACTGTTTCCCTTGAGAAAGGAAAACAATGCCTTGATTTTGATGAACTAAGCCCTTGAAATAGATGTCAATTTCGTATAAAATAAAAACATAAGTTTTATTTTATAAAAAAATGAATCTATTAACAAGAGACTTCGACAAGTGTTTTCCCTACCGGATTTAGGGGGAACGGTTTAAGAGTGCGACCAACACTTCTTAAACAGTTGAAGTCTTTTTTCTATTCCGTACCTTTTTGTTAGTTTTATTATAGCGTTAACTCATCTCAAAATTCAATAAAAAATAGCAAAATATATCAAAACAAGTATATTTAGCTACAATCGATCCTTCACTGTTTATTGGAGGAATCAACTTCATCGTATATGAATATAATAGATTTGGGGAGGGGTAAAAAAATACCCCTCCCCTATTTCCATTTTATATGGTATAATGGAAAACTTTACTTCTTAAACAGTTTTGTAAACCAAGACTCTTTTTTTTCTTCAGTATTGGCACCTTCTTTACTAATAGACGTTAATAATTTTGTTTCTTGCATTTCTCTCATTGATAACATCAGTTGCTCGTCACGTTGTTTCAACTTTTCATCGATGTACTTTTGTTGAGAAACTAATAGTTCTTCTTGTTCTTTAAATTTTTCTAAAAGTTGCTTGTTAAACTCTTTTTGCTCATCTAAGGCTTTTTTTATGTCCATCACAACTTCGCTCAGCTCTGCACTCTCTTGCTCACCACTCTCACTCACAACCTCTACAGTCACTGGCACCCCTTGTGATGTAAGGATTTTGTCTACCTCTTCCGCATTTTTACCATTCCCATATAACTCACGTATTCTCGCTAGTATATCTAAACAATCTTTATGAAGTTGATAAGCTTTATGTTCCTTTTTTATGCGTAATAAATGTGCATGAGAAGCTATGTATCTTCGTAATGTTTGTTGCGGAATACCCGTTTTTTCGCTCATTTGAGGTACGGTAAACCATTCGCTCACACAATCACCTCCTTTTGCTTACCACTCACTTATTCTAACAGATTCAACAAAAACAAGCATTATCCTCCTTTCGTGAGTGAGTGAGCTTTAGTTAAACTCGTTCGCTTGTGAGTTTAACTCCATAGTGGGTGAGTGGTATGTTCGCGTGAGTTTTTAGGGTAAGTTCACCGTAAGTTCACCTTAAGTTAAACTTTAGTTAAACTTAAGGTGGATCAGCCAATTTTAATTTATGAAAAAGATAATTACAGAAATGGAGTGGGGAGGGGTTTATATGAAGCTGTTGAAGCATAATGAAATTCCAAACTTTATATCTTTCCTTATAGTAGGTTTAATTCTTACGGTTTTATTTATGCTTAAAGGAGCAGCATTAATTATTGTTGCAGCAGTCTTTTGTATTTTTTGTGGCTTGTATCTGTTCGGCTATATAGTATTGGGAGTAATAGGAATGGTAGCTCCTATTATTGGTTTGTTATTAATAATTGGAATATTTATGTGGATTTTTTAGGGGAATATAGGGCTTTTATAGGGATTTTGAATCTCATGTAATGGTAAATATATGATCTATATGTACTTTATTACTTATAATTCAAATAATATCCAAAAATTTAGGTCTTAAATATTGGATATAAAAGGAATGTGGGTTCATGTAAATCGGAACACAAGTTTGATATCATGAAAAAGAGTACAAAAATTTAACAAAAAACTAAAATATATCTAATTTTTAGGTCGTAGGGAGAAATTGATTTGTTATTTTCAAAACTTATAGATCATTACGCTTTAAATGATTTGCATAAAGACCGAAGTGAGGAGTATCAATACTATATTGATTCTGCTCATATACCAATAAATATAGATAGAGAAACTTTTTTTGAAGTACCAGCATCACTTTCAGATATTGGATTGAACATAACTTCTACAGACAAAGGATATAGCATAGGTGAATTTGGATTTGAAAGTTTGATACCTTCTGGGGATGATCTCAATGACTACGTAAGGGGAGAGGCTTTCTTAAATGAATCTGAAAGTAAGCCTCATGTTATTTTTGTACATGGTTGGCGAATGAAAGGGTTTGATCGGGTAAAGAAGATTTTTCATAATTCGATTATGAATAATTTAGGATGGAATATGTACTACTACACGCTTCCTTACCACTTGGAACGTCAGCCAGAGACATCACTTTACAGTGGAGAATTTATGGTTAGTGCTAATATTAATAGGACTGTTGAATCTACTAGACAAGCAATTGTTGATCTGAGGGCTTTAATCCAATGGATAAAAAATAACAAACAAGGTCCCGTAATTATAATAGGTGTTAGTCTTGGTGGCTTTATCTCAAATTTAGTTGCTACACTTGAACCTGAGATTGATGCTTTAGTTTCCATAATGTATTCTAATCGCCTTAGTTATTCGATATGGAATACGATTCCTGGTAAGTATATAAGACAAGACCTAGAGCATCAT
This DNA window, taken from Priestia megaterium NBRC 15308 = ATCC 14581, encodes the following:
- a CDS encoding helix-turn-helix domain-containing protein, which produces MTKNQKLWTEEEDLFLKEQYGRMTLQKIGECLNRSKESVNKRVSRLQLRNNQNGIRKKWSPDQDTFLKVNINRMNNREIGKHLGKSPSSVANRIRLLKLVRNTSLRRWTKKEDEYLVKWYGVKSLDQISRRLQRSTQALESRLYRLGIRGVRAHLGNVTVYELAECLQVDVHTIYNWIQKKELPYNILRANTRTFLGIDVAAFWKWAQQNKELINFSKISLNTLIPEPDWVKEQRKYDYFNRPKYENKKWTEEEDARLWYMFYQEGRTQQEIGQLIGRSAHGIQRRLHRLRKKKLPQ
- a CDS encoding DUF3967 domain-containing protein; protein product: MSEWFTVPQMSEKTGIPQQTLRRYIASHAHLLRIKKEHKAYQLHKDCLDILARIRELYGNGKNAEEVDKILTSQGVPVTVEVVSESGEQESAELSEVVMDIKKALDEQKEFNKQLLEKFKEQEELLVSQQKYIDEKLKQRDEQLMLSMREMQETKLLTSISKEGANTEEKKESWFTKLFKK
- a CDS encoding alpha/beta hydrolase, which codes for MLFSKLIDHYALNDLHKDRSEEYQYYIDSAHIPINIDRETFFEVPASLSDIGLNITSTDKGYSIGEFGFESLIPSGDDLNDYVRGEAFLNESESKPHVIFVHGWRMKGFDRVKKIFHNSIMNNLGWNMYYYTLPYHLERQPETSLYSGEFMVSANINRTVESTRQAIVDLRALIQWIKNNKQGPVIIIGVSLGGFISNLVATLEPEIDALVSIMYSNRLSYSIWNTIPGKYIRQDLEHHGVNYNDLIKYWEVTEPNQALPKISKDNILLISAKYDQYVHIQDADLLWEAWEKPTRYVYNCGHAGIVLKRKKIAKDTISFLQNKLTR